Proteins from a genomic interval of Kitasatospora kifunensis:
- a CDS encoding MFS transporter: MADLSPAGPGLPTGQLTGTRLSEALLPLELAPRTQLQLAAVSRWNALRGVRVGLCAAALLLLLIGANLATPVYPLLQQRLGLTAFDTTLLFTVYVFALVPVLAAVGHWSDLVGRRALILPAVCLAASGDAIFATANSFGQLAAGRAVQGIAVGLATGAAGAALGDLLPDHPTLAAKLTLACSAGGVALGPVVGASLAGGAHPLLTPFLAHAVALLVLCVPLALVHPRMPGARRPHNAPPRVTTPLHLRPRRLALPTQGRRTFLLAAGAGFVSYAVFGVYLSLAPAFSAGLLHTHSRMVGAVVAALLLGSSALAQLLVPPTRDHRLIALGMTGLALGLALVVTAQYAHQPALLFLGSVLGGACQGIAFRSLFTTAVAAMDPARRGSEMSALWVIVYLGSSLPIVAVGALSQHYGLLPAVSGFAVIAAAACLGLAAAVLRRS; the protein is encoded by the coding sequence ATGGCGGACCTCTCCCCTGCCGGTCCCGGCCTGCCCACGGGGCAGCTCACCGGAACCCGGCTCTCGGAGGCCCTGCTCCCCCTGGAGCTCGCACCACGCACTCAGCTCCAACTCGCCGCGGTCAGTCGCTGGAACGCGCTGCGCGGCGTGCGCGTCGGCCTCTGTGCCGCCGCCCTGCTCCTGCTCCTGATCGGGGCCAACCTGGCCACCCCGGTCTACCCCCTGCTCCAGCAGCGCCTGGGCCTGACCGCCTTCGACACCACGCTGCTCTTCACGGTCTACGTCTTCGCGCTGGTCCCGGTGCTGGCCGCGGTGGGCCACTGGTCCGACCTGGTGGGCCGCCGCGCGCTGATCCTTCCCGCCGTCTGCCTGGCCGCCAGCGGCGACGCGATCTTCGCCACCGCCAACAGCTTCGGCCAGCTGGCCGCGGGCCGGGCCGTGCAGGGCATAGCCGTGGGCCTGGCCACCGGCGCCGCCGGCGCCGCGCTCGGCGACCTGCTGCCCGACCACCCGACGCTGGCCGCCAAGCTCACCCTGGCCTGCTCGGCCGGCGGGGTGGCCCTGGGCCCGGTGGTCGGCGCCTCGCTCGCGGGCGGCGCACACCCCCTGCTGACGCCCTTCCTGGCCCACGCGGTGGCGCTGCTGGTGCTCTGCGTCCCGCTGGCCCTGGTACACCCCCGGATGCCCGGCGCCCGCCGCCCCCACAACGCGCCGCCGCGCGTCACCACCCCGCTGCACCTGCGCCCGCGCCGCCTGGCGCTGCCCACCCAGGGCCGCCGCACCTTCCTGCTCGCGGCCGGCGCCGGCTTCGTCTCCTACGCCGTCTTCGGCGTCTACCTGAGCCTGGCCCCCGCCTTCTCGGCCGGCCTGCTGCACACCCACTCGCGGATGGTCGGCGCGGTGGTCGCCGCCCTGCTGCTCGGCTCCTCGGCACTCGCCCAGCTGCTCGTGCCGCCCACCCGCGACCACCGCCTGATCGCCCTGGGCATGACCGGCCTCGCCCTGGGCCTGGCCCTGGTGGTCACCGCCCAGTACGCCCACCAGCCGGCCCTGCTCTTCCTCGGCAGCGTCCTCGGCGGCGCCTGCCAGGGCATCGCCTTCCGCTCCCTGTTCACCACCGCCGTCGCCGCCATGGACCCCGCCCGCCGCGGCAGCGAGATGAGCGCCCTGTGGGTGATCGTCTACCTCGGCAGCTCGCTGCCCATCGTCGCGGTCGGCGCCCTCTCCCAGCACTACGGCCTGCTCCCGGCCGTCAGCGGCTTCGCGGTGATCGCGGCCGCCGCCTGCCTGGGGCTGGCGGCAGCGGTGCTGCGCCGGAGTTAG